One genomic segment of Ferrimonas sp. YFM includes these proteins:
- a CDS encoding nitrite reductase (NAD(P)H) small subunit, producing MSRYCTDWQDICALSELNPGEGVCALVQDQQLALFLLRSGQLFALDNHDPLGKANSVFRARVDEESRTLALEAAGQRRRYCLHSGRNLEQQEISLATFPVRVKNNRVQLALE from the coding sequence ATGAGCCGTTATTGCACAGACTGGCAGGATATCTGTGCCCTGTCGGAACTCAATCCGGGTGAGGGAGTGTGCGCCCTGGTGCAGGATCAGCAGTTGGCGCTGTTTCTGTTGCGTTCAGGCCAGCTGTTTGCCCTGGACAATCACGATCCCCTGGGCAAAGCCAACTCGGTCTTTCGTGCCCGGGTCGACGAAGAGTCCCGTACCCTGGCCCTGGAGGCCGCCGGCCAGCGGCGGCGCTACTGTCTGCACAGCGGTCGCAACCTGGAGCAGCAGGAGATCTCCCTGGCCACCTTTCCGGTGAGGGTGAAGAACAATCGGGTGCAGCTGGCACTGGAGTAA
- a CDS encoding (2Fe-2S)-binding protein, translated as MTQPTPPTLLCCCLRLTQQDVDEVILAGATSADEVANACGAGTGCGSCRPEITQRCRTLATNTSGDS; from the coding sequence ATGACTCAGCCCACTCCCCCAACCCTGCTCTGCTGTTGCCTGAGATTGACTCAGCAGGATGTGGACGAGGTGATCCTGGCCGGTGCGACCAGCGCCGATGAGGTGGCCAATGCCTGTGGCGCCGGCACCGGCTGCGGTTCCTGCCGACCGGAAATTACCCAGCGATGCCGCACTCTCGCCACCAATACCTCCGGTGATTCATAA
- a CDS encoding Dps family protein, giving the protein MNNTNLIGLNSQGAEQLAGQLNDLLANYQILYMNVRGFHWNIKGADFFELHTKFEEIYNVLLEKVDEIAERVLTLGHQPLHAFSDYLQHSEIREAVQVSSGSEGIDLLLDGYKVLIAKQRAILESAGELGDEGTASLMSDYLSQQEKESWMLAAYRGRSA; this is encoded by the coding sequence ATGAACAACACCAACCTGATTGGGCTGAACAGCCAGGGTGCCGAGCAACTGGCCGGTCAACTGAACGACCTGCTGGCCAACTACCAGATTCTTTACATGAACGTCCGCGGTTTCCATTGGAACATCAAAGGGGCCGATTTCTTTGAGTTGCACACCAAGTTTGAGGAGATCTACAACGTCCTGCTGGAGAAGGTGGACGAGATCGCCGAACGGGTCCTGACCCTGGGGCATCAGCCTCTGCACGCGTTTTCCGATTACCTGCAACACAGCGAGATCCGCGAAGCGGTGCAGGTGAGCAGCGGCAGTGAAGGCATCGACCTGCTGCTCGACGGCTACAAGGTGTTGATCGCCAAGCAGCGTGCCATCCTGGAGTCCGCCGGCGAATTGGGGGATGAAGGGACTGCCTCGCTGATGAGCGACTACCTGTCCCAGCAGGAGAAGGAGAGTTGGATGCTGGCAGCCTACCGCGGACGCAGTGCCTGA
- a CDS encoding adenosine deaminase, which yields MTLATDFLHALPKVELHMHIEGSLEPELMFRLAQRNNITLPYDSVDALRQAYDFSNLQSFLDLYYQGANVLQTEQDFFDLTWAYLQRCREQNVEHVEIFFDPQTHTDRGIPFETVINGLTRALDQGQQQLGISHGLILCFLRHLSEESALQTLEQAKPFREKILGIGLDSSELGHPPEKFQRAFAAAEAQGYKLVAHAGEEGPAEYIWQALELLKVQRIDHGVACLQDPELVAHLAEHQIPLTVCPNSNVRLRVFDTMADHNLKTLLDKDLKVTLNSDDPAYFGGYMLENYVNVQNALNLSKEQWLKLSANAIDASFASDARKAQLYQQLMELF from the coding sequence ATGACCCTGGCCACCGATTTTCTCCACGCCCTGCCCAAAGTCGAACTCCACATGCACATCGAAGGCTCTCTCGAGCCCGAGCTGATGTTTCGGCTGGCACAACGCAACAACATCACCCTGCCCTACGACTCCGTGGATGCCCTCCGCCAGGCGTACGACTTCAGCAACCTGCAATCCTTTCTGGACCTCTACTACCAGGGCGCCAATGTCCTGCAGACCGAACAGGACTTTTTTGACCTCACCTGGGCCTACCTGCAGCGCTGCCGCGAGCAGAACGTTGAGCACGTCGAGATCTTCTTCGACCCTCAGACCCACACCGATCGCGGCATCCCCTTCGAAACGGTGATCAACGGACTGACCCGGGCCCTGGACCAGGGGCAACAGCAGTTGGGGATCAGCCACGGCCTGATTCTCTGTTTCCTGCGTCATCTCAGCGAGGAATCCGCCCTTCAGACCCTGGAGCAGGCCAAGCCCTTCAGGGAGAAGATCCTAGGCATCGGCCTGGACTCCTCCGAGTTGGGTCATCCGCCGGAGAAGTTCCAGCGAGCCTTCGCCGCTGCCGAAGCTCAGGGGTACAAACTGGTGGCCCATGCTGGTGAGGAGGGGCCGGCGGAATACATCTGGCAGGCATTGGAACTGCTCAAGGTGCAACGCATCGACCATGGGGTGGCCTGCCTGCAGGATCCTGAGCTGGTGGCCCACCTGGCGGAGCATCAGATCCCGCTGACGGTGTGCCCCAACTCCAACGTCCGCCTGCGGGTGTTCGACACCATGGCAGATCACAACCTGAAGACCCTGCTGGACAAGGATCTGAAAGTCACACTGAACTCGGACGATCCGGCGTATTTTGGTGGTTATATGCTGGAAAATTACGTGAACGTGCAAAATGCTCTGAATCTGAGCAAGGAGCAGTGGCTGAAGTTGAGCGCCAACGCCATCGACGCCAGCTTTGCCTCGGACGCCCGTAAGGCCCAGCTTTACCAACAACTGATGGAGCTGTTCTGA